In the Myxococcus fulvus genome, one interval contains:
- a CDS encoding TIGR02996 domain-containing protein, translating to MPAAPTKKSPTLEEAINQGDWASVLEHLLTRWRAAPHTVLAERIVGLGKKLARDLPAPKDWDALAEKRDAATLTTLLEALLDKGSVKARPRLEMLAEWPEDPRIDRWVASQFADPPFTSTGARPFWTRLAPLARRIRDAQAASTVLKARKGYDLKDDAEAFFAGHVDRIRAQLDAAAREGELSKADHKVIIHVDAEMREADPVAPRKAWDVGERTSADSGTLIPVDAEMREADPVARGKVGDAEALLARVLAEPGDDEARAVLADVLLEQGHPRGELIALQLEATRRALTPAERKRERELLKSARKELLGPLDEVLKPDCVFTRGFLSRAALKQGNASGLQSAIQKTAGHPLWATVEHLEGRGDYDITTDPVMKSLRSLVNSDVRTQDLAKRPGLESLAMRGALDQWVELAQDPSAFPALRHLDIFAFHWWAAHFLDSPLVSRLERLQLRIYVSGPSAAEALALIPLVPKLKVSDLTLRLVRNDSKDWSCGFRFVRGADGRHAVHLFTTAMNAPHEELVRDDLLAGLARIDRLEPFKRSKLILDHRLRTNARHEVLRRVGELDGVLAE from the coding sequence ATGCCCGCCGCGCCGACGAAGAAGTCGCCCACGCTGGAGGAGGCCATCAACCAGGGGGACTGGGCGAGTGTCCTCGAGCACCTGCTCACCCGGTGGCGCGCCGCGCCCCACACGGTGCTGGCCGAGCGCATCGTCGGACTGGGCAAGAAGCTCGCGAGGGACCTGCCCGCGCCGAAGGACTGGGACGCACTCGCCGAGAAGCGGGACGCCGCGACGCTCACGACGCTGCTCGAGGCGCTGCTCGACAAGGGCTCGGTGAAGGCGAGGCCACGATTGGAGATGCTGGCCGAGTGGCCCGAGGACCCGCGCATCGACCGCTGGGTCGCGAGCCAGTTCGCGGACCCGCCCTTCACCAGCACCGGCGCGCGCCCCTTCTGGACACGACTCGCGCCACTGGCGCGCCGTATCCGGGATGCACAGGCCGCGAGCACGGTGCTGAAGGCTCGCAAGGGCTACGACCTGAAGGACGACGCCGAGGCCTTCTTCGCGGGGCACGTCGACCGGATTCGCGCCCAGCTCGACGCCGCGGCCCGCGAAGGTGAGCTCTCCAAGGCGGACCACAAGGTCATCATCCACGTCGACGCGGAGATGCGGGAGGCGGACCCCGTCGCGCCTCGGAAGGCCTGGGACGTGGGCGAGCGCACCAGCGCGGACAGCGGGACCCTCATCCCTGTCGACGCGGAGATGCGGGAGGCGGACCCCGTCGCGCGGGGGAAGGTCGGGGACGCGGAGGCGCTGCTCGCGCGGGTGCTGGCGGAGCCAGGAGACGACGAGGCGCGCGCGGTGCTGGCGGATGTGCTGCTGGAGCAAGGCCATCCGCGCGGTGAGCTCATCGCCCTCCAGCTCGAGGCCACGCGCCGGGCGCTCACCCCCGCCGAGCGCAAGCGCGAGCGGGAGCTGCTCAAGAGCGCGCGAAAGGAGCTGCTCGGCCCGCTCGACGAGGTGCTCAAGCCGGACTGCGTCTTCACCCGAGGCTTCCTGTCCCGCGCCGCGCTGAAGCAGGGCAACGCGAGCGGCCTCCAGAGCGCCATCCAGAAGACGGCGGGGCATCCCCTCTGGGCCACGGTGGAGCACCTGGAAGGTCGTGGGGACTACGACATCACCACGGACCCGGTGATGAAGTCGCTGCGCTCGCTCGTGAACAGCGACGTGAGGACACAGGACCTGGCGAAGCGGCCCGGGCTCGAGTCCCTCGCGATGCGTGGCGCGCTGGACCAATGGGTGGAGCTGGCCCAGGACCCCAGCGCGTTCCCCGCGCTGCGCCACCTGGACATCTTCGCCTTCCACTGGTGGGCCGCCCACTTCCTGGACTCACCGCTCGTGTCGCGACTGGAGCGCCTCCAGCTCCGCATCTACGTGAGCGGCCCCTCCGCCGCGGAAGCGCTGGCCCTCATCCCGCTCGTCCCGAAGCTGAAGGTCTCGGACCTCACACTCCGGCTGGTGCGCAACGACTCCAAGGACTGGAGCTGCGGCTTCCGCTTCGTGCGTGGAGCCGATGGAAGGCACGCGGTCCACCTCTTCACCACGGCGATGAACGCGCCCCACGAGGAGCTCGTTCGCGATGACCTCCTGGCGGGGCTCGCGCGAATCGACCGGCTCGAACCCTTCAAGCGCTCGAAGCTCATCCTGGACCATCGGCTCCGTACGAACGCGAGGCACGAGGTCTTGCGACGGGTCGGCGAGCTCGATGGCGTGCTCGCGGAGTGA
- a CDS encoding CHAT domain-containing protein, with protein sequence MAGLRSRRVPPVSPELFLTTAPVRMLEARVSYPGADVYRPYGPLRSAADAGRAAPAPLSELARLEAAGDMHGLAAAYLVRRNAEMAAPYLAKAGTSPDVASDQAIMALDRGDSASALALLEGVLVSRPTHAQALWNRALVLRDLELWALAAQSFDAVAALGESGWAQEATSRAESSRGRLRGTEDWRKTSTWGQSLIVEGALVPDDVLRAQPGIFRMYFYEALRAAPTAERVRALEPMAATLDAHSGGTVLREALQWTLTRDFQLRAPLARRYLELYRTHQVTGGFAAFLEDVRRAGEQDLFLGALVRESKVADHLDAVSQLVAKLQDPWFTLLLEHERALQAISRGELLQAEQLLLSAAARCQQHPLGYRCIPIESDLGDLYRQLHRLAEAQRHLLAARALYRADPRWGEAQLLLQLGQLARYQGDAALARGYLDEALAQRPDDCTIRHFVRANDALALLEAFSVESAQARMREALACKTPLLLSGAKTLADLARLQPDSALDARLVQGLAERRQKGNLTPGESALLTHIEGRYVVERDRPRGEALLRQSISEAAKLPATSVDARKARAYSYTSLLFSSAKAGEYEQAWRLFGEEVGGQLPGRCVLAVTTDVERTFVLVRGPEGQLVGHHDASRRAPLHDELQGLIPDALTDLLRACPAVEVVARPPLHGRAGLLPEDLAWAYHSVRASPIASGARAPRRLVVADVQAPEALGLPMLGGWAGLPGDEATMLLGRQATPSRVLEAMTDATQIEVHAHGLMNPDVSEASLLVLSPEPSGRYALTAGEVRGAKLRGQPLVILGACRAAHGAAWTYERFSLPVAFLDAGASTVLAATVDVPDAEAGPFFNAVRERIEHGERAANALRDVRMAWMKRDPRSWVRSVLVFD encoded by the coding sequence ATGGCGGGCTTGCGCTCGCGCCGTGTCCCTCCCGTGTCGCCCGAGCTGTTCCTCACGACCGCGCCGGTGCGCATGCTCGAGGCCCGGGTCAGCTATCCGGGCGCGGACGTGTACCGGCCCTATGGGCCTCTGCGCTCGGCGGCGGACGCGGGCCGCGCGGCTCCTGCTCCCTTGAGCGAGCTGGCACGACTGGAGGCCGCGGGGGACATGCACGGCCTCGCGGCGGCCTATCTGGTGCGCCGCAACGCGGAGATGGCCGCGCCCTATCTGGCGAAGGCCGGCACCTCGCCGGACGTCGCGAGCGACCAGGCCATCATGGCGCTGGACCGTGGTGACTCGGCCTCCGCGCTCGCGCTGCTGGAGGGTGTGCTCGTCTCGCGGCCCACGCATGCACAGGCCCTGTGGAACCGCGCGCTGGTGCTGCGAGATCTGGAGCTCTGGGCGCTGGCCGCGCAGTCGTTCGACGCGGTGGCCGCGCTGGGCGAGTCCGGCTGGGCCCAGGAGGCGACTTCTCGCGCGGAGTCCTCGCGCGGTCGGCTGCGAGGCACCGAGGACTGGCGCAAGACCTCCACGTGGGGCCAGTCCCTCATCGTGGAGGGCGCGCTCGTGCCCGATGACGTGCTCCGCGCACAGCCCGGCATCTTCCGCATGTACTTCTACGAGGCCCTTCGCGCCGCCCCCACCGCGGAGCGCGTGCGCGCCCTGGAGCCGATGGCCGCGACGCTGGACGCGCACTCGGGCGGCACCGTCCTGCGCGAGGCCCTCCAGTGGACCCTGACGCGAGACTTCCAGCTCCGCGCACCCCTCGCCCGTCGCTACCTGGAGCTGTACCGCACCCATCAAGTCACGGGCGGATTCGCCGCGTTCCTCGAGGACGTGCGTCGCGCCGGAGAGCAGGACCTGTTCCTGGGCGCGCTCGTCCGCGAGAGCAAGGTCGCGGACCACCTGGACGCGGTCTCCCAGCTCGTCGCGAAGCTCCAGGACCCGTGGTTCACGCTGCTGTTGGAGCACGAGCGCGCGCTGCAGGCCATCTCCCGAGGCGAGCTGCTCCAGGCCGAGCAGCTCCTGCTGAGCGCCGCGGCGCGCTGCCAGCAACACCCGCTGGGCTATCGCTGCATCCCCATCGAGTCCGACCTGGGCGACCTCTATCGCCAGCTCCACCGGTTGGCCGAAGCCCAGCGCCACCTGCTGGCCGCACGCGCGCTGTACCGCGCAGACCCGCGCTGGGGAGAGGCGCAGCTCCTGCTCCAGCTCGGACAGCTCGCGCGCTACCAGGGCGACGCGGCGCTCGCACGCGGCTACCTGGATGAGGCGCTGGCCCAGCGCCCCGACGACTGCACCATCCGTCACTTCGTCCGCGCCAACGATGCACTCGCGCTGCTGGAAGCGTTCTCCGTCGAGAGCGCCCAGGCCCGCATGCGCGAGGCGCTCGCGTGCAAGACGCCCCTGCTGCTGTCGGGAGCGAAGACGCTGGCGGACCTGGCCCGGCTCCAGCCCGACTCCGCGCTGGATGCGCGCCTCGTGCAGGGCCTGGCGGAGCGACGCCAGAAGGGGAACCTCACGCCGGGCGAGTCCGCGCTGCTGACGCACATCGAGGGCCGCTATGTCGTGGAGCGTGACCGGCCGCGGGGCGAGGCCCTGCTGCGCCAGTCCATCTCCGAGGCCGCGAAGCTGCCCGCCACCAGCGTGGATGCCCGCAAGGCCCGCGCGTACAGCTACACGTCGCTGCTCTTCTCCTCGGCCAAGGCGGGCGAGTACGAGCAGGCGTGGCGCCTCTTCGGTGAAGAGGTGGGCGGACAGCTCCCCGGGCGCTGTGTCCTGGCCGTCACCACCGACGTCGAGCGCACCTTCGTGCTGGTGCGAGGCCCGGAGGGTCAGCTCGTCGGTCACCACGACGCGAGCCGCAGGGCCCCGCTGCACGATGAGCTCCAGGGGCTCATCCCCGACGCGCTGACGGACCTGCTGCGCGCCTGTCCCGCGGTGGAGGTGGTGGCCCGCCCGCCGCTCCACGGTCGCGCGGGGCTGCTGCCGGAGGACCTCGCCTGGGCGTACCACTCGGTGCGTGCTTCCCCCATCGCGTCCGGCGCGCGGGCACCCCGCCGCCTCGTTGTCGCCGACGTGCAGGCGCCCGAGGCGCTGGGCCTGCCGATGCTCGGAGGCTGGGCGGGGCTTCCCGGAGACGAGGCCACGATGCTGCTCGGACGCCAGGCCACGCCGTCCCGCGTGCTGGAGGCGATGACGGACGCGACGCAAATCGAGGTCCACGCCCACGGGCTGATGAACCCGGACGTGTCCGAGGCCTCGTTGCTGGTGCTGTCCCCGGAGCCGAGTGGCCGCTATGCGCTCACCGCCGGCGAGGTGCGCGGGGCGAAGCTGCGCGGCCAGCCGCTGGTCATCCTCGGCGCATGTCGGGCCGCGCATGGCGCCGCGTGGACGTACGAGCGCTTCAGCCTGCCGGTGGCCTTCCTGGACGCGGGCGCGAGCACCGTGCTCGCGGCGACGGTGGATGTACCGGATGCGGAAGCAGGACCTTTCTTCAATGCCGTGAGGGAGCGGATTGAGCACGGCGAGCGCGCGGCCAACGCGCTGAGGGATGTGCGGATGGCCTGGATGAAGCGAGACCCGCGTAGCTGGGTGCGCTCCGTCCTGGTCTTCGATTGA
- a CDS encoding penicillin-binding transpeptidase domain-containing protein, translated as MSRLRLRAVLLTLLVTTSALAAPPKTPKHPGCFLVMNLDSGEVTRNGAKLCATPLVPASTFKVPHALIALETGVVSSVDEVRKWDGTQHAISMWNQDQTLDTAMRRSALWVFQGTAKQIGRERMEQWLMRLDYGNRKASGDITRFWLGGPLRITPDAQLDFLARMYRGQLLVSPRALEAVQGTLVHGPDTVASVRDGLNLGGPWKDNAVLSAKTGWHLDAKDGDVMWLVGHVSSPKGRHVFVSAVKQPPGSKSPSRNLALPAAIEALQAQGLL; from the coding sequence ATGTCCCGCCTCCGCCTCCGCGCAGTGCTCCTCACCCTCCTCGTCACCACGAGCGCGCTCGCGGCGCCTCCCAAGACACCCAAGCACCCGGGCTGTTTCCTCGTGATGAACCTGGACTCCGGCGAAGTCACACGCAACGGCGCGAAGCTGTGCGCCACGCCGCTCGTCCCGGCCTCCACCTTCAAGGTGCCCCACGCGCTCATCGCCCTGGAGACCGGCGTCGTGTCGAGCGTGGACGAGGTGCGCAAGTGGGATGGCACCCAGCACGCCATCTCCATGTGGAACCAGGACCAGACGCTCGACACCGCGATGCGCCGCTCGGCGCTGTGGGTCTTCCAGGGCACCGCGAAACAGATTGGCCGCGAGCGCATGGAGCAATGGCTCATGCGCCTGGACTACGGCAACCGAAAGGCCTCCGGCGACATCACCCGCTTCTGGCTGGGCGGCCCGCTGCGCATCACCCCCGACGCGCAGCTCGACTTCCTCGCGCGCATGTACCGGGGCCAGCTCCTCGTCAGCCCCCGCGCCCTCGAGGCCGTCCAGGGCACGCTGGTCCACGGCCCCGACACCGTCGCCAGCGTCCGTGACGGCCTCAACCTGGGAGGCCCCTGGAAGGACAACGCCGTCCTCAGCGCCAAGACAGGCTGGCACCTGGACGCCAAGGACGGAGACGTGATGTGGCTGGTGGGGCACGTGTCCTCCCCCAAGGGACGCCACGTCTTCGTCAGCGCCGTGAAGCAGCCGCCCGGCAGCAAGTCCCCGTCGCGGAACCTCGCCCTCCCCGCCGCCATCGAGGCGCTCCAGGCGCAAGGCCTGCTCTGA
- the metK gene encoding methionine adenosyltransferase, which yields MPTDFLFTSESVTEGHPDKIADQISDGVLDAIIAKDPQARVAVETLVKTGLAIVAGEVTTNTYVDIPRIVRSTICKIGYTDSSMGYDGNTCGVMVAIEGQSQDIARGVDNKKDQGAGDQGMMFGFACDETPELMPAPLHYAHALTRKLADVRRKQHDWLRPDGKSQVTVEYREGRPVRIDAVVVSTQHAEDISNKRIQEAIREDVIAKALPKKLIDNKTKFFINPTGRFVVGGPMGDSGLTGRKIIVDTYGGMGRHGGGAFSGKDPSKVDRSAAYMGRYIAKNVVAAGLARRCEVQVSYAIGVAEPVSVMVETFGTATVPEERIAKAIRQTFGLRPREITEGLDLLRPIYQKTAAYGHFGRSEKEFTWERTDRKDALRDAANSTSSSRRLKAV from the coding sequence ATGCCTACCGACTTCCTCTTCACGTCTGAATCCGTCACCGAGGGCCACCCGGACAAGATCGCCGACCAGATCTCCGACGGTGTCCTGGATGCCATCATCGCCAAGGACCCCCAGGCCCGCGTCGCGGTGGAGACGCTGGTGAAGACGGGTCTGGCCATCGTCGCGGGTGAGGTGACGACGAACACCTACGTGGACATCCCGCGCATCGTGCGCAGCACCATCTGCAAGATCGGCTACACCGACAGCTCGATGGGCTACGACGGCAACACGTGCGGCGTCATGGTGGCCATCGAGGGCCAGAGCCAGGACATCGCGCGCGGCGTGGACAACAAGAAGGACCAGGGCGCCGGTGACCAGGGCATGATGTTCGGCTTCGCGTGCGACGAGACGCCGGAGCTGATGCCCGCCCCGCTGCACTACGCGCACGCGCTCACGCGCAAGCTCGCCGATGTGCGCCGCAAGCAGCACGACTGGCTGCGCCCGGACGGCAAGAGCCAGGTGACGGTGGAGTACCGCGAGGGTCGCCCGGTGCGCATCGACGCGGTGGTGGTGTCCACGCAGCACGCGGAAGACATCTCCAACAAGCGCATCCAGGAGGCCATCCGCGAGGACGTCATCGCGAAGGCGCTCCCCAAGAAGCTCATCGACAACAAGACGAAGTTCTTCATCAACCCCACGGGTCGGTTCGTGGTGGGTGGCCCCATGGGCGACTCGGGCCTGACGGGCCGGAAGATCATCGTCGACACCTACGGCGGCATGGGCCGTCACGGCGGCGGCGCGTTCAGCGGCAAGGACCCGTCCAAGGTGGACCGCTCGGCGGCGTACATGGGCCGCTACATCGCGAAGAACGTCGTGGCCGCGGGCCTGGCGCGTCGTTGCGAGGTGCAGGTGTCCTACGCCATCGGCGTGGCCGAGCCGGTCAGCGTGATGGTGGAGACGTTCGGCACCGCCACCGTCCCGGAGGAGCGCATCGCCAAGGCCATCCGCCAGACGTTCGGCCTGCGTCCGCGCGAAATCACCGAGGGCCTGGACCTGCTGCGGCCCATCTACCAGAAGACCGCCGCGTACGGTCACTTCGGCCGCTCGGAGAAGGAGTTCACCTGGGAGCGCACCGACCGCAAGGACGCCCTGCGTGACGCCGCCAACAGCACCAGCAGCTCCCGCCGCCTGAAGGCGGTCTGA
- a CDS encoding ABC transporter substrate-binding protein: MNTRFRTLSLLVAFAFALPAAAAAPKKDDPVVKPVKTVVSSVRYERDAAALKLFGGEEQGKYLLGDEWAKGTDEQRKEFVSLFHGLFAKIAFPRVRENFKSLEDIVYSPAEVNGGEATVDSVVFIKHPLKTQEMKLKYRLVKDAAAWKVVDVTVLGSSMLQDIRDTQVQPLLKQGGWDLLLGRMRQELAKK; this comes from the coding sequence ATGAACACCCGCTTCCGTACCCTCTCCCTCCTGGTCGCCTTCGCCTTCGCACTGCCCGCGGCCGCCGCGGCGCCGAAGAAGGACGACCCGGTCGTCAAGCCCGTGAAGACGGTGGTGTCGTCCGTGCGCTACGAGCGGGACGCCGCCGCGCTCAAGCTCTTCGGCGGTGAGGAGCAGGGCAAGTACCTGCTCGGCGACGAGTGGGCCAAGGGGACCGACGAGCAGCGCAAGGAGTTCGTCAGTCTCTTCCACGGCCTGTTCGCGAAGATCGCCTTCCCGCGCGTGCGCGAGAACTTCAAGTCGCTGGAGGACATCGTCTACTCGCCCGCCGAGGTGAACGGCGGCGAGGCCACGGTGGACTCGGTCGTCTTCATCAAGCACCCGCTGAAGACGCAGGAGATGAAGCTGAAGTACCGCCTGGTGAAGGACGCGGCCGCGTGGAAGGTGGTCGACGTGACGGTGCTCGGCTCCTCCATGCTCCAGGACATCCGCGACACGCAGGTGCAGCCGCTGCTCAAGCAGGGCGGGTGGGACCTGCTGCTGGGCCGCATGCGGCAGGAACTGGCGAAGAAGTAG
- a CDS encoding site-specific recombinase, producing MTASLSVPPPSRSPHGPSEREVDAFCMQYAPRAPGHPAVRDLYRLLRDVPEDGLEARLAWVERWMAWLRERLPAHALVDEAEPEQPPADARLALMVRVLEGESAMRASLTALVSGVCDGSRGLKLFAQVGLPAGQGFFAEASDRLARAVLPAPPEPGKLSELLLRLFPVPEDARWLLHLSPALLAKLSSLVGEPRPPMPQPGARVRADLMDALLLLALQTAALGTTEDVRDRAPETSLRASPFLRLRLVCDAVLARDAAQDTLRDLSTCVDDCRKVVGSVSRHLEEAGVSVDLVYRLERIRRSLERMEAIARVLGAPRGEPRWREALGLLSDLLRRAHADRSVVELARRNVRMLARKIIERAGHSGEHYITTTRPEFHAMVHSAAGGGVVTALAVAGKFLITAVPLAPLFALLGVGLNYAVAFMLIQALGFTLATKQPSVTAATLAGAIGEGARGDRLSSLVDIIPRITRSQLAAFAGNLGCVLPAAVVLALLWQVATGHPFLSPAKAQATVASMHPWKSGALLYAALTGVLLWLSSVAGGWLENFVVYRRLPEALAHHRVARRLFGDKGARRLAEGLAHTASGIGTNVTLGFLLALMTILGRFVGLPLDIRHVTFALGGLAMAGAALGPHGVLQPDFLWALVGVGLIGVMNFTVSFSLALGVAVRARDVPTAEALPFLRAVVARFLSAPRSFFLPPGEPPALPAAPALEHGRS from the coding sequence ATGACCGCCTCCCTCTCCGTCCCACCCCCGAGCCGCTCCCCGCACGGCCCCTCCGAGCGCGAGGTGGACGCGTTCTGCATGCAGTACGCGCCCCGCGCGCCGGGCCACCCCGCCGTGCGCGACCTGTACCGGCTCCTGCGCGACGTCCCCGAGGACGGCCTGGAGGCGCGGCTCGCCTGGGTGGAGCGGTGGATGGCGTGGCTGCGCGAGCGCCTCCCCGCGCACGCCCTGGTGGACGAGGCCGAGCCGGAGCAGCCCCCCGCCGACGCGCGCCTGGCGCTGATGGTGCGCGTGCTGGAAGGCGAGAGCGCCATGCGCGCGAGCCTCACCGCCCTGGTGTCCGGCGTGTGCGACGGCAGCCGGGGCCTGAAGCTCTTCGCCCAGGTGGGCCTGCCCGCGGGCCAGGGCTTCTTCGCGGAGGCGTCCGACCGGCTGGCCCGCGCGGTGCTGCCCGCGCCGCCCGAGCCCGGCAAGCTGTCGGAGCTGCTCCTGCGGCTGTTCCCCGTGCCCGAGGACGCCCGGTGGCTTCTGCACCTGTCGCCCGCCCTGCTCGCGAAGCTGTCCTCGTTGGTGGGCGAGCCGCGTCCCCCCATGCCCCAGCCGGGCGCCCGCGTGCGCGCGGACCTGATGGACGCGCTGTTGCTGCTGGCCCTCCAGACGGCGGCGCTGGGCACTACGGAGGACGTGAGGGACCGCGCGCCGGAGACATCCCTGCGCGCCTCGCCCTTCCTGCGGCTGCGGCTGGTGTGCGACGCGGTGCTGGCGCGCGACGCGGCCCAGGACACGCTGCGGGACTTGAGCACGTGCGTGGACGACTGCCGAAAGGTGGTGGGCAGCGTGTCCCGGCACCTGGAGGAGGCGGGCGTCAGCGTGGACCTGGTGTACCGGCTGGAGCGCATCCGCCGGAGCCTGGAGCGCATGGAGGCCATCGCCCGGGTGCTGGGCGCGCCCCGGGGTGAGCCGCGCTGGCGCGAGGCCCTGGGCCTGTTGTCGGACCTGCTCAGGCGAGCGCACGCGGACCGCTCCGTGGTGGAGCTGGCGCGGCGCAACGTGCGGATGCTGGCGCGCAAGATCATCGAGCGCGCGGGCCACTCGGGCGAGCACTACATCACCACCACGCGCCCGGAGTTCCACGCCATGGTGCACTCCGCGGCGGGGGGCGGCGTGGTGACGGCCCTGGCCGTGGCTGGCAAGTTCCTCATCACCGCGGTGCCGCTCGCGCCCCTCTTCGCGCTGCTCGGCGTGGGGCTCAACTACGCGGTCGCCTTCATGCTCATCCAGGCGCTGGGCTTCACGCTGGCCACCAAGCAGCCCTCCGTCACGGCGGCCACGCTCGCGGGCGCCATCGGCGAGGGGGCGCGCGGAGACCGGCTCTCCAGCCTGGTGGACATCATCCCGCGCATCACCCGCTCCCAGCTCGCCGCCTTCGCGGGCAACCTGGGCTGCGTGCTGCCCGCCGCCGTCGTGCTGGCCCTGCTGTGGCAGGTGGCCACGGGGCACCCGTTCCTGAGCCCCGCCAAGGCCCAGGCCACGGTGGCCTCCATGCACCCGTGGAAGAGCGGCGCGCTGTTGTACGCGGCCCTCACGGGCGTGCTGCTGTGGCTGTCCAGCGTGGCGGGCGGGTGGCTGGAGAACTTCGTGGTGTACCGGCGGCTGCCGGAGGCGCTCGCGCACCACCGGGTGGCGCGGCGGCTCTTCGGGGACAAGGGCGCGCGTCGGCTGGCGGAGGGGCTGGCGCACACGGCCTCCGGTATTGGCACCAACGTGACGCTGGGCTTCCTGCTGGCGCTGATGACGATATTGGGGCGCTTCGTGGGGCTGCCCCTGGACATCCGCCACGTCACCTTCGCGCTCGGCGGCCTGGCCATGGCGGGCGCGGCGCTGGGCCCGCATGGGGTGCTCCAGCCGGACTTCCTGTGGGCGCTCGTGGGCGTGGGGCTCATCGGCGTCATGAACTTCACGGTGTCCTTCAGCCTGGCCCTGGGGGTGGCGGTGCGCGCGCGCGACGTGCCCACCGCGGAGGCCCTGCCGTTCCTGCGGGCGGTCGTCGCCCGCTTCCTCTCGGCCCCCCGCTCCTTCTTCCTGCCCCCCGGGGAACCCCCGGCGCTCCCGGCCGCCCCCGCCCTGGAGCACGGCCGCTCCTGA